In a single window of the Cydia amplana chromosome 4, ilCydAmpl1.1, whole genome shotgun sequence genome:
- the LOC134647553 gene encoding proteasome subunit beta type-2-like, protein MELQCILGLKCNDFAMIAADQMVINSIIVMSDVHEKIFKINDKMIMAVVGEHGETQQFVNYLMRTIHLYQIRNNYSLDIDAVAHFARRNLADAMRRSRSYNGALLAGYDEKEGGQLYFLEGLGVSLQTPFASIGLAGMLSLGVLSGYHKPNLTEAEAYEVLKLATQEIQQRFIVQLPKFQVSVVSKNGVKQLPTLQHGS, encoded by the exons ATGGAACTGCAGTGTATACTCGGATTGAAGTGCAATGACTTTGCAATGATTGCCGCTGACCAGATGGTCATCAACAGCATAATTGTGATGAGTGATG TTCATGAAAAGATCTTCAAAATCAACGACAAAATGATAATGGCCGTGGTCGGCGAGCACGGTGAAACGCAGCAGTTCGTCAACTACCTCATGAGGACCATACATTTGTACCAAATTCGGAACAATTACTCGTTGGACATTGACGCTGTAGCCCACTTTGCTAGGCGGAATTTAGCTGATGCTATGCGTAGATCA AGATCATACAACGGCGCCCTCCTAGCCGGCTACGATGAAAAAGAGGGTGGACAACTATATTTCCTCGAAGGTCTGGGAGTGAGTCTACAGACGCCGTTCGCGTCGATAGGCCTAGCTGGCATGCTGAGCTTGGGCGTCCTGTCTGGGTATCACAAGCCAA ACCTAACAGAAGCAGAAGCCTACGAGGTACTAAAACTGGCAACACAAGAAATCCAGCAACGTTTCATTGTACAGTTACCTAAGTTCCAAGTGTCCGTGGTATCTAAAAATGGCGTCAAGCAGTTGCCTACATTACAGCATGGATCTTAA
- the LOC134647554 gene encoding uncharacterized protein LOC134647554, with amino-acid sequence MFINVVYKDAPELSTVPRRPSNEPDPSQEKTLLVNPDCPVRIMLEYIRKQCKLGSFTAFDLCDESGRLLGLFNMETYAYATGRFEHKKVYYIIVLKAESDRLLTILPQLNKENRFYEELKQRVKAFISANPSSRTTSRNSVSVKNMRTRNSPPPPKNKK; translated from the exons ATGTTCATAAACGTAGTGTATAAGGATGCTCCGGAGTTGTCTACGGTGCCTCGCCGGCCTTCCAACGAGCCCGACCCATCGCAGGAAAAGACGTTGCTCGTCAACCCAGACTGTCCA GTGCGAATAATGCTAGAATACATCCGCAAGCAATGCAAGCTGGGCTCCTTCACCGCATTCGACCTTTGCGACGAGAGCGGTCGCCTACTGGGTCTGTTTAACATGGAGACCTATGCCTACGCAACCGGCCGGTTTGAACACAAGAAGGTTTACTACATCATTGTCTTAAAGGCG GAATCGGATCGCCTGCTGACGATTCTGCCGCAACTGAACAAGGAGAACCGGTTCTACGAGGAACTGAAGCAGCGGGTGAAGGCTTTCATTTCAGCCAACCCCTCTTCTCGTACTACTTCCAGG aaCTCGGTGTCGGTGAAAAACATGAGGACACGAaactcgccgccgccgcccaagAATAAGAAATAA